In a single window of the Elaeis guineensis isolate ETL-2024a chromosome 4, EG11, whole genome shotgun sequence genome:
- the LOC105037402 gene encoding uncharacterized protein, whose translation MARTKLVALSFIVLLSISLTEASRSLTSAGGGGGGGGGGGGGSGNGSGSGYGSGSGYGEGGGSGSSGGGYGRGGGGGGGGGGGEGGGSGSGYGSGSGYGSGYGSGGAHGGGYGSGGGGGGGGGSGSGSGSGSGYGSGYGSGYGSGGGGHP comes from the coding sequence ATGGCTCGGACGAAGCTTGTTGCTCTTTCCTTCATAGTGTTGTTAAGCATTAGCCTCACTGAGGCAAGCCGATCGCTGACATCTGCTggtggaggaggtggtggtggcgGCGGAGGAGGTGGTGGCTCTGGGAACGGCTCCGGATCTGGCTATGGTTCCGGATCTGGTTATGGTGAAGGAGGTGGATCAGGATCCAGTGGTGGAGGGTATGGAAGGGGCGGCGGTGGTGGCGGTGGcggtggaggaggagaagggggagGGAGCGGTTCTGGCTATGGGTCAGGGAGTGGATATGGCTCCGGATACGGGTCTGGAGGAGCACATGGTGGAGGGTATGGAAGCGGCGGAGGtggcggcggcggtggcggctCAGGCTCAGGATCGGGCTCCGGGTCTGGCTATGGTTCAGGCTATGGGTCTGGATATGGGAGTGGGGGTGGGGGGCACCCATAA
- the LOC140857367 gene encoding uncharacterized protein, translating to MAKTKLAALSFIVLLSIGLSEAGRALMSSGGSGGGEGGGGGGGSGNGSGSGYGSGSGYGEGGGSGAHGGGYGRGGGGGGGGGEGGGSGSGYGSGSGYGSGSGYGAGGAHGGGYGSGGGGGGGEGGGSGSGYGSGSGYGSGSGYGAGGAHGGGYGSGGGGGGGGGSGGGNGSGSGSGYGSGSGSGYGQGGGAQGGGYGSGGGGGGGSGSGSGYGSGNGSGYGSGGGGHP from the coding sequence ATGGCTAAGACTAAGCTTGCTGCTCTTTCCTTCATAGTTTTGCTGAGTATCGGCCTCTCCGAGGCAGGCCGAGCGTTGATGTCTTCAGGTGGAAGTGGTGGTGGAGAAGGTGGCGGGGGAGGTGGTGGCTCTGGAAATGGCTCCGGTTCCGGGTATGGTTCCGGCTCTGGTTATGGCGAAGGAGGTGGATCCGGGGCTCATGGTGGTGGGTACGGAAGAGGTGGAGGCGGCGGGGGTGGAGGCGGTGAAGGGGGAGGCAGTGGCTCCGGTTATGGGTCGGGGAGCGGGTATGGTTCGGGCTCTGGGTATGGGGCCGGTGGTGCGCACGGTGGGGGTTATGGAAGTGGCGGAGGTGGCGGAGGTGGTGAAGGGGGAGGCAGCGGCTCTGGCTATGGGTCAGGAAGCGGGTACGGGTCTGGCTCTGGATATGGCGCCGGTGGAGCGCATGGTGGAGGTTATGGAAGCGGTGGAGGTGGTGGAGGTGGCGGCGGCTCCGGTGGGGGAAATGGAAGTGGAAGTGGATCGGGCTACGGATCCGGCAGTGGCTCAGGGTACGGCCAGGGTGGTGGTGCCCAAGGAGGTGGTTACGGAAGCGGTGGCGGTGGTGGCGGCGGCTCGGGCTCTGGGTCTGGCTATGGTTCTGGCAATGGGTCAGGGTACGGGAGTGGAGGTGGTGGACACCCTTAA